In Pedobacter sp. SL55, the following proteins share a genomic window:
- a CDS encoding GNAT family N-acetyltransferase codes for MSTPILNWTYKSFEELSKLELYTILRLRSEVFIIEQHCNYQDVDGKDLKCHHLMAWDGDNLVAYTRIVPPGVSFTEASIGRVLSNSRYRGIGAGITLMEKSIEKVYETHGKRPIRIGAQLYLKKFYESFGFVKDSEEYLEDEIPHIEMVLA; via the coding sequence ATGTCAACGCCAATATTAAACTGGACTTACAAATCATTCGAGGAATTATCGAAACTAGAGCTTTATACCATTTTGAGGTTAAGAAGTGAGGTTTTCATTATTGAACAACACTGCAATTACCAAGATGTAGATGGCAAAGATTTGAAGTGCCACCATTTAATGGCTTGGGACGGCGATAATTTGGTTGCCTACACTCGCATAGTTCCACCCGGAGTTTCTTTTACAGAGGCGAGCATTGGCCGTGTATTAAGTAATTCGAGATATAGAGGCATTGGTGCTGGTATTACTTTGATGGAAAAGAGCATCGAAAAAGTTTACGAAACCCATGGTAAACGCCCAATTCGCATTGGAGCGCAGCTGTATTTGAAGAAATTTTATGAAAGCTTTGGCTTTGTAAAAGATAGTGAGGAATATTTGGAAGACGAAATTCCGCATATTGAGATGGTGCTTGCTTAA
- a CDS encoding TonB-dependent receptor domain-containing protein translates to MKKIYLLMIAFLTSISLLAEANRGKQIDINGTVLDEQRKPIDYATVGLFKASDSSLVKTAMTTPEGKFSFPNIVAGSYYIKINMMGYQIYKGKSFVVGETVLNLPDILLKADSKTLNTVSVTAVKPLLERKADKMVMNVENSSVAVGSSALEVLQRAPGVTVDQNDRISMQGKQGVLIMLDGKQTYMSQADVANLLRNMQSSEIETIELITNPSSKYDAAGNSGIINIKTKRAKNGGANGSFNAGTAYGKNPRGNTGLNLNYRNKGVNVFGSYNFNKGARTNVIDIDRIANATATSADTYFSQKGGDDRDFENNNFKVGADFFLNKNNTIGVLATGYLNSASQDSYNKTNIGKSFNQLDSILNTTNLNTSSYRNFAYNLNYKSVLDTTGQELTFDADYSKYKGNDRSDLVNTLTFADGSFVKPIGRLRNNTPSTINIRALKVDYSLPINKTTKLEAGAKSSWVETDNDLKAEEFVGSAWQNDERRSNRFVYDENVNAVYTNLSKQFKKTSVQLGLRMEQTNSKGHLITTNNMVERSYWDFFPTIYVQQTLSKNHQLGASHGRRIDRPSYDALNPFVFYLDEYTYNQGNPFLKPQYTNNYEVNYTFMQRYFLNLGYSVTNDAITEVILPNEERKALFQTNENLATQKVLSANLTVPVKIKKWWSMSNNLNVFHMAFETPNLNGQALKTGQTSYQFRMQNNFIIMDGLTAELNANYESPLTYGTLDLEERTFIDFGISKAILKKKGSLKFAVSDVFDTNRTRLKSAYPGLSYNLYQKNETQLFRLNFTYRFGKNEIKPARRRSTGTEAEQGRMKN, encoded by the coding sequence ATGAAGAAAATATACTTATTAATGATTGCTTTTCTAACATCGATTTCGCTCCTAGCAGAGGCAAATAGAGGAAAGCAAATTGACATTAACGGAACTGTTTTAGATGAACAGCGTAAACCGATAGATTATGCCACCGTTGGTTTGTTTAAAGCCTCAGACTCGTCTTTGGTTAAAACAGCTATGACTACCCCCGAGGGAAAATTCAGCTTTCCAAATATTGTTGCGGGCAGCTACTACATCAAAATTAACATGATGGGTTATCAAATCTATAAAGGAAAATCTTTTGTAGTTGGCGAAACGGTTTTAAACCTTCCAGATATTTTATTAAAAGCAGATAGTAAGACCTTAAATACGGTAAGTGTAACGGCGGTAAAACCTCTTTTAGAGCGCAAAGCGGATAAAATGGTAATGAATGTGGAGAACAGTTCGGTTGCTGTAGGTTCATCTGCTTTAGAGGTGTTACAAAGAGCGCCCGGGGTTACGGTAGATCAAAACGATCGTATCTCAATGCAGGGAAAACAGGGCGTACTGATTATGCTAGATGGCAAACAAACCTATATGAGCCAAGCTGATGTGGCAAATTTATTGCGTAACATGCAAAGTTCTGAGATAGAAACTATAGAGCTCATCACCAACCCATCATCAAAATACGATGCTGCTGGCAACTCTGGCATCATCAACATTAAAACAAAAAGAGCTAAAAATGGTGGCGCCAACGGAAGCTTTAATGCTGGTACGGCGTATGGTAAAAACCCTAGAGGCAATACAGGATTAAATTTAAACTACAGAAACAAAGGTGTAAACGTTTTTGGGAGCTACAACTTTAATAAGGGAGCTAGAACAAATGTAATTGATATCGATCGGATTGCTAACGCTACAGCCACCAGTGCAGACACTTATTTTTCGCAAAAAGGAGGCGATGATAGGGATTTCGAGAACAATAATTTTAAAGTTGGCGCCGATTTTTTCTTAAATAAAAATAACACCATCGGCGTTTTGGCTACGGGCTATCTTAACAGTGCCAGTCAAGATTCTTACAACAAAACAAATATTGGCAAATCATTTAATCAGCTAGATTCTATTTTAAACACCACCAACTTAAATACATCTAGCTACAGAAATTTTGCTTACAACTTAAATTATAAATCGGTATTAGATACCACAGGCCAAGAATTAACTTTTGATGCCGATTACTCCAAATATAAAGGTAACGACAGAAGCGATTTGGTAAATACCCTCACTTTTGCAGATGGTTCTTTTGTAAAACCAATTGGCCGGTTGAGGAATAATACGCCCAGCACAATTAACATTAGGGCGCTAAAAGTAGATTACTCTTTGCCAATTAATAAAACTACGAAGCTTGAAGCGGGTGCAAAAAGCAGTTGGGTAGAAACAGATAACGATTTGAAAGCCGAAGAATTTGTAGGCAGTGCGTGGCAAAATGATGAGCGTAGGAGCAACCGATTTGTATACGATGAAAATGTAAATGCAGTGTATACCAATTTAAGTAAGCAGTTTAAAAAAACCAGTGTACAGTTAGGTTTAAGGATGGAACAAACCAACTCTAAAGGCCATTTAATTACCACCAATAACATGGTAGAGCGTAGCTATTGGGATTTCTTTCCGACCATTTATGTGCAGCAAACGCTGTCTAAAAACCATCAGCTAGGGGCTTCTCATGGGCGAAGAATTGACAGGCCTAGTTACGATGCCTTAAACCCGTTTGTTTTTTATTTAGATGAATATACCTACAACCAGGGCAATCCTTTCTTAAAGCCGCAATACACCAATAATTACGAGGTAAATTACACGTTTATGCAAAGGTATTTCTTAAATCTAGGTTACAGTGTTACCAACGATGCCATTACCGAAGTAATCTTACCGAACGAAGAACGTAAAGCGCTGTTTCAAACCAATGAGAACTTGGCCACTCAAAAGGTACTATCGGCCAATTTAACGGTGCCTGTTAAAATTAAAAAATGGTGGAGCATGAGCAACAACTTAAATGTTTTTCACATGGCTTTTGAAACACCAAACTTAAATGGCCAAGCGTTAAAAACCGGGCAAACTTCTTACCAATTCCGTATGCAAAATAATTTCATCATTATGGATGGATTAACTGCAGAATTGAATGCAAATTATGAATCGCCGTTAACTTACGGAACGTTAGACTTGGAAGAAAGAACTTTTATAGATTTCGGGATCAGCAAAGCGATTTTGAAGAAAAAAGGCAGTTTAAAGTTTGCCGTATCTGATGTATTTGACACCAATAGAACAAGGTTGAAAAGCGCTTATCCAGGATTATCTTATAACCTATACCAAAAAAATGAAACACAGCTATTCCGTTTAAACTTTACTTACAGGTTTGGTAAAAACGAAATTAAGCCCGCCCGCAGAAGATCTACAGGAACGGAAGCAGAGCAGGGCAGAATGAAGAATTAG
- a CDS encoding phosphoenolpyruvate carboxylase encodes MKNRQQPVDEALSLAWYLENVFYFAAANIQTGLNQLLSEYHIDPKKVIELGFWPGGDRDGNPNVKAQTTLEVSKMLRQILFRCYYRDFRNIKRRITFRGVEESINLLQEVFYENAFNNTLEEKDISDYIIKNLNDIIDTLNKDHDGLFVNVVQDLLRKVELYRCHFASLDIRQDSRVLRKVHQYCRSQKPINSLYSDDYDSLSEEEKLKAISFRSAKVIYTDEQDSLIKDALQTIAEIKDIQQKNGEEACHRFIISNCQQASDILQLMELFLWNGWEAEDLTIDFVPLFETVNDLTGAGEIMEKLYTHPFYKKHLALRGGKQHIMLGFSDSTKDGGYLMANWSIFTAKVALTKVAEEHNIQLAFFDGRGGPPARGGGKTHRFYASMGKEIANKNIQLTVQGQTISSQYGSVDSAAFNIEQLINAGISSGVKEKHNVLLDKENFDILSKMAKDSYQAYIDLRNDPLFLEYLEKLSPLSLLSKITISSRPVKRNAGTKLKLDDLRAIGFVTSWSQLKQNVPGFYGVGTALKAQEDLGNWEQVKKTYNQSGYFKTIVDNCIMSMSKSDFEITAYLANNKEFGAFWKQLHTEFELSKSMLLKLTGHETLMENYPVEKKSIAVREKIILPLVLIQHFALDKLQGDLSEEKQQAYEKLAIRTVYGIVNAGRNLA; translated from the coding sequence ATAAAAAATCGCCAACAGCCGGTAGACGAGGCATTAAGCTTAGCTTGGTACCTAGAAAATGTATTCTATTTTGCTGCGGCAAACATCCAAACTGGCCTAAACCAGTTACTAAGCGAATATCACATTGATCCTAAAAAAGTTATCGAATTAGGTTTTTGGCCAGGTGGAGATAGAGATGGTAATCCGAACGTAAAAGCGCAAACCACTTTGGAAGTTTCTAAAATGTTGCGCCAAATTCTTTTCAGGTGCTACTATCGCGATTTTAGAAATATCAAAAGACGTATCACTTTTAGAGGGGTAGAAGAGAGTATCAATTTGTTGCAAGAAGTATTCTATGAAAATGCCTTCAACAATACCTTAGAAGAAAAAGATATTTCAGATTATATCATTAAAAATCTAAATGACATTATTGATACGTTGAATAAAGATCATGACGGCTTGTTTGTGAATGTGGTACAAGATCTTTTAAGGAAAGTAGAGCTTTATCGTTGTCACTTTGCCTCGTTAGATATTAGACAAGACAGTAGAGTATTAAGAAAGGTGCATCAGTATTGCAGAAGCCAGAAACCAATTAATTCTCTTTACAGCGATGATTACGATAGCTTATCGGAAGAAGAGAAGCTCAAAGCCATTTCGTTTAGGAGCGCCAAGGTAATTTACACGGATGAACAAGATAGTTTGATTAAAGATGCCTTACAGACTATTGCAGAGATTAAAGACATCCAACAGAAAAATGGCGAGGAAGCTTGCCACCGTTTTATTATCAGTAATTGCCAACAAGCAAGCGATATTTTGCAATTAATGGAGCTTTTTCTTTGGAATGGCTGGGAAGCAGAAGATTTAACCATTGATTTTGTGCCGCTTTTCGAAACCGTTAACGATTTAACTGGTGCTGGCGAAATCATGGAGAAATTGTACACGCATCCGTTCTACAAAAAACATTTGGCTTTGAGAGGCGGCAAGCAGCACATAATGCTGGGTTTCTCTGATAGTACCAAAGACGGTGGTTATTTAATGGCCAACTGGTCTATATTTACGGCTAAAGTTGCTTTAACCAAAGTTGCCGAAGAACACAACATTCAGTTGGCATTTTTCGATGGTAGAGGAGGTCCCCCAGCTCGTGGTGGAGGTAAAACACACCGTTTTTATGCCTCTATGGGTAAAGAAATAGCAAATAAGAATATCCAGTTAACGGTGCAGGGGCAAACCATTAGTTCGCAATATGGCTCTGTTGATAGTGCTGCGTTTAACATAGAACAATTAATTAACGCAGGTATTTCATCGGGCGTTAAAGAAAAGCACAACGTTTTGCTAGATAAAGAAAACTTCGATATCCTTAGCAAAATGGCTAAAGATAGTTACCAAGCTTATATCGATTTGCGTAACGATCCATTGTTTTTAGAGTATCTGGAAAAACTATCTCCGTTAAGTTTGCTATCTAAAATTACGATTAGCAGTAGACCAGTGAAAAGAAACGCTGGTACTAAACTAAAACTAGATGATTTACGTGCTATTGGCTTTGTAACCTCATGGAGCCAGCTAAAGCAGAATGTGCCAGGTTTTTACGGCGTGGGTACAGCCTTAAAAGCGCAAGAAGATTTAGGAAATTGGGAGCAGGTTAAGAAGACTTATAATCAATCAGGCTACTTTAAAACCATTGTAGATAACTGTATCATGTCTATGAGTAAATCGGATTTTGAGATTACGGCTTACTTAGCAAATAATAAAGAATTTGGTGCTTTTTGGAAGCAATTACATACAGAATTTGAACTTTCTAAATCGATGTTATTGAAATTGACAGGACATGAAACCTTGATGGAAAACTATCCGGTAGAGAAGAAATCAATCGCTGTGCGTGAAAAAATCATTTTGCCACTAGTGTTGATCCAACATTTTGCTTTAGATAAGTTGCAGGGCGATTTAAGTGAAGAAAAACAACAGGCTTACGAGAAATTAGCTATCAGAACGGTTTATGGCATCGTAAATGCGGGTAGAAACTTGGCTTAG
- a CDS encoding HipA family kinase: protein MEQLQTIQEAHKMFPTSGSHPLLVTCNDLKDWVCKYDKFPNYLFNELVASEFAKLWSINVPENSLMQVSKEHVPIERFPKLQPNLFDKDCFGSLFLKNTKELDLTFIPSFKEKSFRDKILVKSDFLKIALFDIWLANEDRNYNNNNLLLHYAKDNSLSFYAIDHVNIFNSSSFDYGISLLTADESILNTDLAKLLFANDRKLGETVNKLVESFYLCTKECEKNLDNILALVPNSWTINTVDLKAKMEQYLFNDAWKKQCEDTFRAFIHSLILN, encoded by the coding sequence TTGGAACAACTACAAACTATTCAAGAAGCTCATAAGATGTTTCCTACCAGTGGTAGCCATCCTCTTTTGGTTACCTGTAATGATTTAAAAGATTGGGTTTGCAAATATGATAAATTTCCTAACTATTTGTTTAACGAACTAGTTGCTTCAGAATTTGCGAAACTATGGTCGATAAACGTCCCTGAAAACTCATTAATGCAAGTTAGTAAAGAACACGTACCAATTGAAAGGTTTCCGAAATTGCAGCCAAACCTTTTTGATAAGGATTGCTTTGGCTCTTTGTTTCTAAAAAATACAAAAGAACTAGATTTAACATTTATTCCCTCATTTAAGGAAAAGAGTTTTAGAGATAAAATTTTAGTGAAATCTGACTTTTTAAAAATAGCTTTGTTTGATATTTGGTTAGCCAACGAAGATAGAAATTACAACAATAACAACTTGCTGCTTCATTATGCAAAAGATAACAGCTTATCATTTTATGCGATAGACCACGTAAATATTTTTAATTCGAGCTCGTTCGATTACGGAATATCATTATTAACGGCCGATGAAAGCATTTTAAATACAGATTTAGCTAAGTTGTTGTTTGCTAATGATAGGAAATTGGGTGAAACCGTAAATAAACTGGTCGAAAGTTTTTACCTTTGCACCAAAGAGTGCGAGAAAAATTTAGACAACATACTTGCCTTAGTACCAAATTCTTGGACTATAAATACTGTAGATTTAAAAGCAAAGATGGAACAATATTTGTTTAATGATGCTTGGAAAAAACAATGTGAAGATACCTTTAGAGCTTTTATCCATTCTTTAATACTGAACTAA